From the genome of bacterium:
CCGTCTCGGGCGCGGTCCTTGAACGTCTCGGCGACACGGTGGCGGCCCGCCAGGCGGCGGTCGGCGGCCTGCTCGCCTCCACCTACCGGCCCGACGGCCGCGGCGCCTCGCGCCGCCCCGCCGGCGCCCGCCTTTCCGCGGAGGGCTGAGCCGTGGGCGTCTTCGACTACATCTCCATCAGCCGGACGGCCCTGGGCGCGTTTCGCCAAGGGATGAACATCGCCGGCTACAACGTGGCCAACGCCAACACCGAGGGGTACTCGCGGCGGGTCATGCAGCTCGGCCCGACGCAGACCGTCGAGGTGCGGAACGGCATCATCGGCACCGGCGTGGACGTCACCGGGGTCAAGCGGCAGCGCGACGCCTTCCTCGACTTCGCCACCCGGCGCGAGCTGGGGCGGATGGGGACCGACAAGAGCCGCGAGGAGATCCTGAGCGCGCTCGAGCCGGTGCTCGGCGGCACCGACAGCGCGGGGCTGACCACCGCGCTGACGTCGTTCTTCGATTCGTTCGAAACGCTCTCCGTGCAGCCCGACTCGCCGTCGTCCCGCGCCAACGTCGTCGCGCAGGCGGACAACCTCGCCTCGACGCTCAACCGCGTCGACGCGCAGTTCGACGAGGCGCAGCGGAACGCCGACTCCCGCGTGGTGGCCACGCTGGACCGCGTGAACGCCATCCTGGTCCAGGTCCGCCAGATCAACCTCGACATCACCTCCCAGGAGGCGGGGGGCGCCGAGGCCTCCGATCTGCGGGACCAGCGCGACAAGCTGCTCGACGAGCTGTCCCAGAAGGTCCCGGTGCGGATCGTCGAGGCGAACAACGGCCAGACGAGCGTCTTCCTCGACAGCACGGGCGACCCGCTGCTCGCCGGCGTCTCGATGCGCCAACTGCAGGCGGTCAAGACCGCGGACGGCTTCACGCACGTCTCGATCGACCGCGGCGGCGAGATCACCGACATCTCCGGCGCCCTCGGCGGCGGCGAACTGGGCGGCTACCTGGAGGCGCGGGACACGGACATCGCGTCGTACCGGACGCAGCTCGACACGCTGGCGAGCGTGATCGCCAATCAGTTCAACACCGTGCAGAAGGCGGGGTTCGACCACGCGGGGAACGCCGGCGTCGCGATGTTCGTGCCCGATCCGCCCGGCGCGCACGAGGCGGCGGCGATCCGGATCAACTCCGCGGTCTCGGCGGACCCGAACCTGGTCGCCGCCTCGAGCGCCGCCGGCGAGGCGGGGAACAACTCCAACGCCCTGGCGTTCGTCGCGCTGCGCACGCGGACGCTGGCGTCGCTGGGCGACCAGACGATCAACGGCTACGCGGCGGGCGTGATCGCCGGCGTCGGCACCGACGTCAAGTCGGTCTCGGCCGGGCTCGAGGCGAGCCAGACGATCGTCGACTCGCTCGACCAGCAGCGGTCGGCGATTTCTGGCGTCAGCCTCGACGAAGAGGCCGCCGACCTCGTCCGCTGGCAGCAGGCCTTCCAGGCGTCGGCAAGGTTCTTGCAAATGTCGAATCAGATGATCGACGAAGTCCTGAACGATCTCGCGAGGTAACGGCGATGCGCGTCAGCCAGATGTTCAGCCAGCAGGTCTACCTGAGGACGCTCAAGCAGACGAAGAGCGATCTCGACGCGACGCTGGCCCAGCTGTCGTCGGGGAAGCGGGTGCAGTACGCCTCCGACGATCCGGAAGCGGCGAAGGAGCTGCTCCAGCTCGCCGACGAGACGCAGCAGCTGACGCTGCGCAAGAACGGGATCTCGCAGGCCCGGCCGTGGCTCCAGAACACGGAACAGGCGCTGACCAATCTCAGCACGACGCTGCAGAGCGCCCTCACCTACGGCCTGCAGGGCTCCTCCTCCACGATGCAGCAGGCCGAACGAGACGCGCTGGCGGAGCAGATCGCCGGTCTGCGCTCCCAGGTGAACGGACTGACCAACCTGCAGGTCGCCGGCCACTACATCTTCTCGGGAACCCTGACCGACACGGCGCCGTACGACGCCGCCGGCGTCTATCAGGGAAACGAGACGCAGATCCAGATCCCCGTGGACGACGGCACCACGCCGATCAACCTTCCCGGCGACCAGGTTTTCGGCAATTCGTCGTCCGGCCCGCTCAAGCTGCTCGGCGACCTGGAGACGGCGCTCCGCAGCGGGACCGCCGCCGACGTGCAGGGACTGCTCGACCCGCTGCGCGCCGCGATCTCGAAGAACGCCGCCACGCTGGCCCGGGTCGGCAACTACCGCAAGCAGCTCGAGGACGCGGACGCCCGCATCGACGACCGGATGCTCGAGGTGAAGAGCCGCGCCAACGACATCGGATCGGCGGACATGGCGCAGACGGTGTCCGACGTGGCGAAGTACACTCAGGGGCACGAGGCGACGCTGGCCGCCGGCGCCCGCCTCTACGGCTCGACGTTCTTCGACTATCTCTCCTAGGCTCTGATAGGATGATCGCCGTGACTGGATCCGCCGAACAGGCTCCCCGCACCTCGCCCGGTCCCGAGGCGGCGGCGACGACCGTCGTCCGCTTCCCGGAGGGCGTGCCCGGCTTCGAACAGGTGCGCGCCTTCCAGCTGCTCGAGAACCCGGAGGCGCGGCCGTTCTTCTGGCTGCAGGCCGCGGACCAGGACCAGCCGCGGCTCCTCGTCGTCGATCCGCGCGCCTTCGCCGACGACTATCGGCCGAACTTCACGCGGCACGAGCTGGCCCGGGTCGGGCTCGGCCCCGCCGACGACAAGATCCTCCTCGTCGTCGTGACGCTCCGGCCCGAGGGGCCGACCGCCAACCTCCGCGCCCCGATCGTCGTCAACGCCGTGAAGATGGTCGGCGCCCAGATCATCCTCGAAGAGAGCCATTGGCCGCTTCGCCGTCCGCTGTTCGCGGCGGGCGCGTGACGGCGGGGACAGGGAGGTCCCGATGCTGGTGCTGAGCCGGAAGATCGGACAGTCGTTGATCATCGGCAACGACGTCGTCGTGCGCC
Proteins encoded in this window:
- the flgK gene encoding flagellar hook-associated protein FlgK; amino-acid sequence: MGVFDYISISRTALGAFRQGMNIAGYNVANANTEGYSRRVMQLGPTQTVEVRNGIIGTGVDVTGVKRQRDAFLDFATRRELGRMGTDKSREEILSALEPVLGGTDSAGLTTALTSFFDSFETLSVQPDSPSSRANVVAQADNLASTLNRVDAQFDEAQRNADSRVVATLDRVNAILVQVRQINLDITSQEAGGAEASDLRDQRDKLLDELSQKVPVRIVEANNGQTSVFLDSTGDPLLAGVSMRQLQAVKTADGFTHVSIDRGGEITDISGALGGGELGGYLEARDTDIASYRTQLDTLASVIANQFNTVQKAGFDHAGNAGVAMFVPDPPGAHEAAAIRINSAVSADPNLVAASSAAGEAGNNSNALAFVALRTRTLASLGDQTINGYAAGVIAGVGTDVKSVSAGLEASQTIVDSLDQQRSAISGVSLDEEAADLVRWQQAFQASARFLQMSNQMIDEVLNDLAR
- the flgL gene encoding flagellar hook-associated protein FlgL: MRVSQMFSQQVYLRTLKQTKSDLDATLAQLSSGKRVQYASDDPEAAKELLQLADETQQLTLRKNGISQARPWLQNTEQALTNLSTTLQSALTYGLQGSSSTMQQAERDALAEQIAGLRSQVNGLTNLQVAGHYIFSGTLTDTAPYDAAGVYQGNETQIQIPVDDGTTPINLPGDQVFGNSSSGPLKLLGDLETALRSGTAADVQGLLDPLRAAISKNAATLARVGNYRKQLEDADARIDDRMLEVKSRANDIGSADMAQTVSDVAKYTQGHEATLAAGARLYGSTFFDYLS
- a CDS encoding flagellar assembly protein FliW, whose product is MTGSAEQAPRTSPGPEAAATTVVRFPEGVPGFEQVRAFQLLENPEARPFFWLQAADQDQPRLLVVDPRAFADDYRPNFTRHELARVGLGPADDKILLVVVTLRPEGPTANLRAPIVVNAVKMVGAQIILEESHWPLRRPLFAAGA